In Bactrocera oleae isolate idBacOlea1 chromosome 5, idBacOlea1, whole genome shotgun sequence, a genomic segment contains:
- the Hydr1 gene encoding phospholipase ABHD3 isoform X1, with translation MLDSLYNYWANLPGYHVLGFGLIAYFTYYLILVVKRPTFVCAEGPLKNYLLREIPTLSVKFWPTFWCLDSRAQTVFASVLRSKVIPPINYKREIYTLKDGGEVALDWMDTNCNSNSPCIIILPGLTGNSQDEYVKCLVYAANNSGIRVIVFNNRGLGGVTIKTPRLYNACNCEDLAEIVQHVRNVLPAHCKIGATGVSMGGLVLGNYLARRSQEARTYLSAAKIISVPWNVHKAIDSIEQPILNNLLGRILTRNMYRTLKRSGLHEHLELDMRSIKTCKTIREFDTSFTIKHFGYPSVEDYYNDATLQDKLQHISVPLLCLSAADDPFQPLDAIPIQAANESSHVAIIVTARGGHIGFLEGCFPSAKDQYISRVFVEYFTKALFDEEGEFQRIKEDLNRTYLEKHSDLKV, from the exons CGCCCAACATTCGTTTGTGCCGAAGGACCACTTAAGAATTATCTTCTGCGGGAAATACCAACATTGAGTGTAAAGTTTTGGCCTACATTTTGGTGTTTAGACAGTCGCGCCCAAACAGTTTTTGCCAGTGTATTACGTTCCAAAGTTATACCCCCTATTAACTATAAAAG AGAAATTTACACTCTGAAAGATGGAGGGGAAGTAGCTTTGGACTGGATGGACACTAATTGCAATTCAAATTCACCttgcattattattttaccCGGCTTGACGGGTAATTCACAAGACGAATATGTTAAGTGCCTTGTATATGCCGCCAATAATTCTGGCATACGTGTTATCGTCTTCAATAATCGCGGACTTGGTGGTGTGACTATCAAAACGCCACGCCTCTACAACGCCTGTAACTGTGAAGATTTGGCTGAGATAGTGCAACATGTTCGAAATGTATTGCCTGCACACTGCAAAATAGGAGCTACTGGTGTTTCAATGGGTGGGCTAGTGCTGG GCAACTATTTGGCACGTAGAAGCCAGGAGGCGCGGACGTATTTGTCGGCAGCTAAAATTATTTCAGTACCTTGGAATGTACATAAAG CTATTGATAGTATAGAGCAACCTATATTAAATAATCTTCTCGGCCGTATATTGACGCGAAATATGTATCGTACATTGAAGAGAAGTGGACTGCACGAACATCTGGAGCTCGATATGAGAAGCATTAAAACA tGCAAAACAATTAGAGAATTCGACACCAGTTTTACTATTAAACATTTTGGTTATCCCAGCGTAGAAGATTACTACAACGATGCCACTTTGCAAGATAAATTGCAGCACATCTCCGTGCCACTACTTTGTTTAAGTGCTGCCGATGATCCATTTCAACCACTTGATG ccaTTCCCATTCAGGCGGCAAACGAAAGCAGTCACGTGGCTATTATCGTAACTGCTCGTGGAGGTCACATTGGATTTCTAGAGGGATGTTTTCCTTCGGCTAAAGATCAGTACATAAGCCGTGTTTTCGTAGAATACTTTACCAAAGCCTTATTTGACGAAGAAGGTGaatttcaacgaattaaagAAGATCTTAACCGAACATATCTTGAAAAACATAGTGATTTgaaagtttaa
- the Hydr1 gene encoding phospholipase ABHD3 isoform X2 — MFILNSARCWIHFTIIGQIYQRPTFVCAEGPLKNYLLREIPTLSVKFWPTFWCLDSRAQTVFASVLRSKVIPPINYKREIYTLKDGGEVALDWMDTNCNSNSPCIIILPGLTGNSQDEYVKCLVYAANNSGIRVIVFNNRGLGGVTIKTPRLYNACNCEDLAEIVQHVRNVLPAHCKIGATGVSMGGLVLGNYLARRSQEARTYLSAAKIISVPWNVHKAIDSIEQPILNNLLGRILTRNMYRTLKRSGLHEHLELDMRSIKTCKTIREFDTSFTIKHFGYPSVEDYYNDATLQDKLQHISVPLLCLSAADDPFQPLDAIPIQAANESSHVAIIVTARGGHIGFLEGCFPSAKDQYISRVFVEYFTKALFDEEGEFQRIKEDLNRTYLEKHSDLKV, encoded by the exons CGCCCAACATTCGTTTGTGCCGAAGGACCACTTAAGAATTATCTTCTGCGGGAAATACCAACATTGAGTGTAAAGTTTTGGCCTACATTTTGGTGTTTAGACAGTCGCGCCCAAACAGTTTTTGCCAGTGTATTACGTTCCAAAGTTATACCCCCTATTAACTATAAAAG AGAAATTTACACTCTGAAAGATGGAGGGGAAGTAGCTTTGGACTGGATGGACACTAATTGCAATTCAAATTCACCttgcattattattttaccCGGCTTGACGGGTAATTCACAAGACGAATATGTTAAGTGCCTTGTATATGCCGCCAATAATTCTGGCATACGTGTTATCGTCTTCAATAATCGCGGACTTGGTGGTGTGACTATCAAAACGCCACGCCTCTACAACGCCTGTAACTGTGAAGATTTGGCTGAGATAGTGCAACATGTTCGAAATGTATTGCCTGCACACTGCAAAATAGGAGCTACTGGTGTTTCAATGGGTGGGCTAGTGCTGG GCAACTATTTGGCACGTAGAAGCCAGGAGGCGCGGACGTATTTGTCGGCAGCTAAAATTATTTCAGTACCTTGGAATGTACATAAAG CTATTGATAGTATAGAGCAACCTATATTAAATAATCTTCTCGGCCGTATATTGACGCGAAATATGTATCGTACATTGAAGAGAAGTGGACTGCACGAACATCTGGAGCTCGATATGAGAAGCATTAAAACA tGCAAAACAATTAGAGAATTCGACACCAGTTTTACTATTAAACATTTTGGTTATCCCAGCGTAGAAGATTACTACAACGATGCCACTTTGCAAGATAAATTGCAGCACATCTCCGTGCCACTACTTTGTTTAAGTGCTGCCGATGATCCATTTCAACCACTTGATG ccaTTCCCATTCAGGCGGCAAACGAAAGCAGTCACGTGGCTATTATCGTAACTGCTCGTGGAGGTCACATTGGATTTCTAGAGGGATGTTTTCCTTCGGCTAAAGATCAGTACATAAGCCGTGTTTTCGTAGAATACTTTACCAAAGCCTTATTTGACGAAGAAGGTGaatttcaacgaattaaagAAGATCTTAACCGAACATATCTTGAAAAACATAGTGATTTgaaagtttaa